The Plasmodium sp. gorilla clade G2 genome assembly, chromosome: 4 genome has a segment encoding these proteins:
- a CDS encoding rifin PIR protein, putative yields MKHLCFNILLLYCVVLVLFLLFSQVNDQKNYYSTRYTQKSKPTTNITIRLLCEYESYDLYKPTYYVGDSEMKELMDKYHRQTAERFKEYDERMQQRRKICKEQCEKEIQKIILKDKIEKGLTEKLSALNTNITTEDIPTCVCDKSVADKVEKTCLKCGWILGGGVAPELGLLGGTALYAISVWKPKAIAAAAVLAAKKGAIVGKATGIEAGVQEVIKSLYHKFGVDQLGASQLQTIVTSQNFNNFNTISGPFKVHYSINCVGPSAQADSTSLCLFKDSFPEVSEALKAIEGNVKTIVTKAMKTVETTTQTETTKLTSEFTAQKTAEITAFSTTYNTAIVASIIAIVVIVLVMVIIYLILRYRRKKKMKKKLQYIKLLKE; encoded by the exons atgaaacatctttgttttaatatattattattatattgcgTTGTAttggttttatttttattgttctCACAG GTTAATGATCAAAAGAACTATTACAGTACACGATATACACAAAAATCTAAACCAACGACAAATATTACAATTAGATTATTATGCGAATATGAATCATATGACTTATATAAACCAACATATTATGTTGGCGACTCAGAAATGAAAGAGTTGATGGATAAATATCATAGACAAACGGCGGAACGTTTTAAAGAATATGACGAAAGGATGCAACAAAGACGCAAAATATGTAAGGAACAATGTGAAAAGGAAATAcagaaaattattttaaaagataaaatagaaaaaggATTAACAGAAAAATTGAGTGCGTTGAACACAAATATAACTACCGAGGATATACCCACTTGCGTTTGCGACAAATCGGTAGCAGATAAAGTGGAGAAAACATGTTTGAAATGTGGATGGATATTGGGAGGGGGTGTGGCACCTGAATTGGGTTTGTTAGGTGGAACTGCTTTATATGCAATAAGTGTGTGGAAACCTAAAGCTATTGCTGCTGCTGCTGTACTCGCTGCAAAGAAAGGAGCGATTGTAGGTAAAGCTACAGGTATTGAGGCGGGTGTTCAAGAAGTTATTAAATCGTTATATCATAAATTTGGTGTAGATCAATTAGGTGCCTCGCAATTGCAAACCATTGTTACTTcacaaaattttaataattttaatactaTTTCTGGACCTTTTAAGGTACATTATAGTATTAATTGCGTAGGTCCAAGCGCTCAGGCAGACAGTACATCCCTTTGCCTTTTTAAAGATTCTTTTCCTGAGGTATCGGAGGCTCTTAAGGCTATAGAAGGAAATGTAAAAACTATTGTAACAAAAGCTATGAAAACAGTTGAAACCACTACTCAAACTGAAACTACCAAACTTACTTCCGAGTTCACAGCTCAAAAGACTGCAGAGATAACGGCTTTTAGTACTACCTACAATACTGCTATTGTTGCTTCCATTATTGCAATAGTAGTTATAGTTTTGGTTATggttataatttatttaattttacgTTATCgtagaaaaaagaaaatgaagaaaaaattacaatatataaaattattaaaggaATAG
- a CDS encoding rifin PIR protein, putative: protein MNIYYISVLLFPIILNILVNNLWNINVTTTKPTTRLLCDCDIYTSIYDNDPEMQKLRENFERHTSQRFKEYEERMHDKRMKCKEQCDKEIQQIILKDKIEKELKDKLSVLETDIDIDSIPTCVCEKSVAYKTEKFCLNCGKNMGAIAPCWGLVCGVGYAGWLQYASATVLQESIKKGIEMGLTKITEIASNLWQIEASKIPTVDTLTKMIAGKITDDVSFSGIFQTLNSAIAGKLDTDKYAYFSFNIQSMATPAKLKSFKIETQLVAKAVSDAKDVALTNTGNVTSALTTTIIASVVVIVVIVLVMVIIYLILRYRSKKKMKKKLEYMKLLKE, encoded by the exons ATGAATATCTATTACATTAGTGTGTTATTATTTCccattatattaaatatatta gtAAATAATCTATGGAACATTAATGTCACCACAACAAAACCAACCACTAGGTTATTGTGCGATTGCGACATATATACGTCAATATATGATAATGACCCGGAAATGCAAAAGTTGAGGGAAAATTTCGAACGTCACACCTCTCAGCGATTCAAAGAATACGAGGAAAGGATGCATGATAAACGTATGAAGTGTAAAGAACAGTGCGATAAAGAAATACAgcaaattatattaaaagataaaatcgaaaaagaattaaaggACAAATTAAGTGTGTTGGAAACAGATATAGATATTGACTCTATCCCGACCTGTGTGTGCGAGAAATCAGTAGCATATAAAACAGAGAAATTTTGTCTCAATTGTGGGAAAAATATGGGAGCCATTGCCCCCTGTTGGGGTCTGGTCTGTGGTGTAGGGTATGCGGGATGGTTACAGTATGCATCAGCAACGGTACTTCAAGAGAGTATTAAAAAAGGTATAGAGATGGGTTTAACTAAAATCACAGAAATAGCATCAAATCTTTGGCAAATTGAAGCGTCTAAGATACCTACAGTTGATACACTAACAAAGATGATTGCAGGAAAGATTACTGACGACGTATCCTTTTCTGGTATATTTCAAACTTTAAATAGTGCTATTGCCGGCAAATTGGATACGGACAAATATGCTTACTTTTCCTTTAACATACAATCTATGGCAACACCTGCTAAACTTAAATCATTTAAGATAGAAACACAATTAGTTGCAAAAGCTGTTTCTGATGCTAAAGATGTTGCACTTACTAATACAGGAAATGTAACTAGTGCTTTAACAACTACTATTATTGCTTCCGTTGTTGTAATAGTAGTTATAGTTTTGGTAATggtaattatttatttgattttacGTTATcgtagtaaaaaaaaaatgaagaaaaaactcgaatatatgaaattattaaagGAATAA